One Edaphobacter bradus DNA window includes the following coding sequences:
- a CDS encoding YCF48-related protein, whose product MPASTHIPVPYTASTMLSSFFACHSAAQRRNLLFVLGLCLLPTTLRAQWDLQDSHTTASLRGIHNAGGGVAWASGTNGTVLRTEDGGYLWQTCTTPPGAEHLDFRGIQAFDENTAIVMSSGKGDLSRLYKTTDGCKSWKLVFTNPDKEGFWDAFWMKALNGEGMLIGDPVDDRFAVFETKDGGTSWHQDQSRSLHLHGMSLGAFAASNSSLGKADRGNGDTRGPGVDFFPGFVTGGKDGAFLFERWEGPSHSKARYGRGLPGWPHPDWSPRRIPVAAGADSAGAFALALRFTGSPCQDCGFGAYWHLVAVGGDYAKSDVGIGTAAFSANDGGWTWTAATTPPHGYRSAVGYDSKTNTWITVGPNGTDISRDDGKNWTAFKPGPLDPPDADKNWNALSLPFVVGPNGRIGKLRGDALKP is encoded by the coding sequence ATGCCAGCCAGCACCCACATCCCGGTACCGTACACTGCGAGCACGATGCTGAGTTCGTTTTTCGCTTGTCATTCCGCAGCGCAGCGGAGGAATCTGCTTTTCGTACTGGGCCTCTGCCTCCTCCCCACAACCCTTCGCGCCCAATGGGACCTCCAGGACTCCCACACCACCGCAAGCCTGCGCGGAATCCACAACGCAGGCGGAGGAGTCGCCTGGGCCAGCGGAACCAACGGCACCGTCCTCCGCACCGAAGACGGAGGCTACCTCTGGCAGACCTGCACCACCCCACCCGGAGCCGAACACCTCGACTTCCGCGGTATCCAGGCCTTCGACGAAAACACCGCCATCGTCATGTCCTCAGGCAAAGGAGACCTCTCCCGCCTCTACAAAACTACCGACGGCTGCAAATCCTGGAAACTCGTCTTCACCAACCCAGACAAAGAAGGCTTCTGGGATGCATTCTGGATGAAGGCCCTCAACGGCGAAGGGATGTTGATTGGCGATCCAGTCGATGATCGATTCGCTGTCTTTGAAACAAAGGACGGCGGGACCAGTTGGCACCAGGATCAGAGCCGGTCATTGCATTTGCACGGGATGTCACTCGGAGCTTTCGCAGCCAGCAATAGCTCGTTAGGCAAAGCCGATCGCGGCAATGGGGATACGCGAGGCCCCGGCGTGGATTTTTTTCCGGGTTTCGTGACGGGCGGCAAAGACGGAGCGTTTCTGTTTGAACGATGGGAAGGCCCATCGCATTCAAAAGCTCGATATGGACGAGGATTACCCGGCTGGCCACATCCGGATTGGAGCCCTCGCAGGATTCCCGTTGCAGCAGGAGCAGATAGCGCGGGAGCATTCGCACTTGCCCTCCGGTTTACTGGCTCTCCTTGTCAGGATTGCGGATTCGGTGCATATTGGCACCTCGTTGCTGTCGGTGGCGACTATGCGAAATCCGACGTGGGTATAGGTACGGCTGCATTCTCAGCTAACGACGGGGGCTGGACCTGGACCGCCGCAACCACCCCACCCCACGGCTACCGCAGCGCAGTAGGCTATGACTCAAAAACAAATACCTGGATCACCGTAGGCCCCAACGGAACCGACATCTCCCGCGACGACGGCAAAAACTGGACTGCCTTCAAACCCGGCCCGCTCGACCCACCCGACGCCGACAAGAACTGGAACGCCCTCTCGCTCCCCTTCGTCGTAGGCCCCAACGGCCGCATCGGCAAGCTCCGCGGAGACGCCCTCAAGCCCTGA
- a CDS encoding DUF885 domain-containing protein, with product MRQIVAAFFVAAAVTAMAQQAPNQAWIAKSNGYTRILLDVQLKHRPERGSRQGLVQFDKLISNPTLADEMAERKELEAVLAKLKAQLEKETDRNVVQDLEILQKHFNLQFRQQDYGLAHDVPFFNASQAVFGGLRGLLDDQVAAERRPDAVVRLRKYAGVEPGFKPYTELLKQREMEQIAKPGVLYPSKTEVETELGRNQNYVDGIAALFTKYKLTGWEEPYAKLKTELEEYDAWVKVTILPKARTDFRLPPEEYALNFESYGIDIPPAQIASMAHKAFAEYQAEMAPLAAQIAKQHGWASSDYRDVIAELKKTQITGDAILPFYEKRLHEIEAVIRDKNLVTLPDRPAIIRLATAAETAQQPAPHMTPPPFLHNTGQRGEFVLPLNIPSATGGAEDKYDDFTFDAVAWTLTAHEARPGHELQFDSMVEHGVSQARALFAFNSTDVEGWGLYAEYITKPYMPREGQLMSLDLRLLRAARAFLDPELQSGKVTPADAYRVLEKDVVLSHAFATEEVERFTYRAPGQANSYFYGYTRLLELRKETEAALGTKFDQKRFHDFILAQGLLPPDLMRKAVMEEFIPSQK from the coding sequence ATGAGGCAGATCGTTGCCGCGTTTTTTGTGGCGGCTGCAGTGACGGCGATGGCGCAACAGGCACCCAATCAAGCGTGGATTGCGAAGAGTAATGGCTATACCCGGATTCTGTTGGATGTGCAGTTGAAGCATCGTCCGGAGCGCGGATCGCGGCAGGGGCTGGTGCAGTTCGACAAACTGATCAGCAATCCGACGCTGGCCGATGAGATGGCCGAGCGGAAGGAGCTTGAGGCAGTTCTGGCGAAGCTGAAAGCGCAGCTGGAGAAGGAGACGGACAGGAATGTCGTTCAGGACCTGGAGATACTGCAGAAGCATTTCAACCTGCAGTTCCGGCAACAGGACTACGGGCTGGCGCATGATGTTCCGTTCTTCAATGCGAGCCAGGCGGTGTTCGGTGGACTGAGGGGACTGCTCGATGACCAGGTGGCCGCGGAACGCCGGCCTGATGCCGTGGTGCGGCTACGCAAGTACGCGGGCGTGGAACCGGGCTTCAAGCCGTATACGGAGCTGCTGAAGCAGCGGGAGATGGAGCAGATTGCCAAGCCGGGAGTGCTCTATCCGTCGAAGACCGAAGTGGAGACGGAACTCGGGCGCAACCAGAACTATGTGGACGGGATCGCGGCTCTGTTTACGAAGTACAAGCTGACGGGGTGGGAGGAGCCTTACGCGAAGTTGAAGACGGAACTCGAGGAGTATGACGCGTGGGTGAAGGTGACGATTCTGCCCAAGGCGCGGACGGACTTCCGGCTTCCACCTGAAGAGTATGCGTTGAACTTCGAAAGCTACGGGATCGATATTCCTCCAGCACAGATTGCATCGATGGCGCACAAGGCGTTTGCGGAGTACCAGGCGGAGATGGCTCCGCTGGCGGCGCAGATTGCGAAGCAGCATGGATGGGCTTCGAGCGATTATCGCGACGTGATCGCGGAGCTCAAAAAGACGCAGATTACTGGCGATGCGATTCTGCCGTTTTATGAGAAGCGGCTGCATGAGATCGAGGCGGTGATTCGGGACAAGAACCTGGTTACGCTGCCGGACCGTCCGGCAATTATCCGGCTGGCGACAGCGGCAGAGACGGCGCAGCAGCCGGCGCCGCATATGACGCCTCCGCCGTTCCTGCACAACACGGGGCAGAGGGGGGAGTTTGTGCTGCCGCTGAACATTCCTTCGGCCACGGGGGGCGCAGAGGACAAATATGACGACTTCACCTTCGATGCTGTGGCGTGGACGCTGACGGCGCATGAGGCGCGGCCGGGGCATGAGTTGCAGTTCGACTCGATGGTGGAGCATGGAGTGAGCCAGGCGCGGGCACTGTTTGCGTTCAACTCGACCGATGTCGAGGGCTGGGGCTTGTACGCGGAGTACATCACGAAGCCGTACATGCCGCGGGAGGGGCAGTTAATGTCGCTGGACCTGCGACTGCTGAGAGCGGCGCGGGCGTTTCTCGATCCGGAGCTGCAGTCGGGGAAGGTGACGCCGGCAGATGCGTATCGGGTGCTGGAGAAGGACGTGGTGCTCTCGCATGCGTTTGCGACTGAAGAGGTGGAACGGTTTACCTATCGCGCTCCAGGGCAGGCGAACAGCTATTTTTACGGCTATACGAGGCTGCTTGAACTGCGCAAAGAGACCGAAGCCGCGCTGGGGACGAAGTTCGACCAGAAGAGGTTCCATGACTTCATCCTGGCGCAGGGTCTGCTGCCGCCTGACCTGATGCGAAAGGCTGTGATGGAGGAGTTCATCCCCTCGCAGAAGTAA
- a CDS encoding VOC family protein, whose amino-acid sequence MPQPFVHLELNTPDLAKAKDFYGQLCGWTFEDNPMPMGVYSLFKPDTGPGGGMYTMAGAPTAWLPYIGVDNIKTATDKATSLGAKVIVNNQEVPGHGWMSVLVDPTGAAIALWQAKA is encoded by the coding sequence ATGCCACAGCCCTTCGTTCATCTCGAGCTCAACACTCCCGACCTCGCCAAAGCCAAGGACTTCTACGGCCAGCTCTGCGGCTGGACCTTCGAGGACAACCCCATGCCCATGGGCGTCTACTCGCTCTTCAAGCCCGACACCGGCCCCGGCGGCGGCATGTACACCATGGCCGGAGCCCCCACCGCCTGGCTCCCCTACATCGGCGTCGACAACATCAAGACCGCAACCGACAAGGCCACCTCGCTCGGCGCGAAGGTCATCGTCAACAATCAGGAGGTACCCGGTCACGGCTGGATGTCCGTCCTCGTCGACCCCACCGGAGCCGCCATCGCCCTCTGGCAAGCCAAAGCGTAG
- a CDS encoding DHA2 family efflux MFS transporter permease subunit, whose protein sequence is MAQATATLNPTSETTHGVNPWLIAMAVMLATFMEVLDTAIASVALPYIAGSLSASNDEATWVLTSYLVANAIVLPASNWFSLRFGRKRFLMSCVTIFTIASFACGAAPTLGFILLARVIQGAGGGALQPLSQAILLESFPPAKRGAAMAVFAFGVVVAPVLGPTLGGWLTDTYSWRYAFYINIPVGILALFMMNRFIHDPKHISEAKASAFDKIGFGTLVVWTGCLQVILDKGQEDDWFGALWLRWAFLAMITAFIWWVRRSWTCKAPLVDLKVLKNRNFAIGCALILLFGLAIYSTITVLPLYFQELLGYTAFTAGLVVAPRGIGAICGTPIIGYLTNKVEARYLMTFGFGIFGLTTLYFGNVTLDISPTTLVLPILITGFGLSFVFVPINNAAYGTLRNDQIGNASGLFNLMRNIGGSIGISLAQTLLTRRSAVHQNLIINSVPRSGQQFQNSLQLVTQFLTGWYGHSNAAAPAQTTMYQQLQRQASNWAFVDVFRWLSVLCFLCVIVVWTLKKVTPGKGPAGAH, encoded by the coding sequence ATGGCGCAGGCAACCGCAACCCTCAACCCGACCTCCGAGACCACCCACGGAGTCAATCCCTGGCTCATCGCCATGGCCGTCATGCTGGCCACCTTCATGGAGGTGCTCGACACCGCCATAGCCTCCGTAGCCCTGCCCTACATCGCCGGTTCGCTCTCCGCCTCCAACGACGAGGCCACCTGGGTCCTCACCAGCTACCTCGTCGCGAACGCCATCGTCCTTCCCGCCAGCAACTGGTTCTCGCTGCGCTTCGGCCGCAAGCGCTTCCTCATGTCCTGCGTGACCATCTTCACCATCGCCAGCTTCGCCTGCGGTGCAGCCCCCACCCTCGGTTTCATACTCCTCGCCCGCGTCATCCAGGGAGCAGGCGGCGGAGCCCTTCAGCCGCTCTCCCAGGCCATCCTCCTCGAATCCTTCCCGCCGGCCAAGCGCGGAGCCGCCATGGCCGTCTTCGCCTTCGGAGTCGTCGTCGCTCCCGTCCTTGGCCCCACTCTCGGCGGCTGGCTCACTGATACCTACTCCTGGCGCTACGCCTTCTACATCAACATCCCCGTCGGCATCCTCGCGCTCTTCATGATGAACCGATTCATCCACGACCCCAAGCACATCAGCGAAGCCAAAGCCTCCGCCTTCGACAAGATCGGCTTCGGAACGCTCGTCGTCTGGACCGGATGCCTCCAGGTCATCCTCGACAAGGGACAGGAGGACGACTGGTTCGGAGCCCTCTGGCTTCGCTGGGCCTTCCTCGCCATGATCACCGCCTTCATCTGGTGGGTCCGCCGCTCCTGGACATGCAAGGCCCCGCTAGTCGATCTCAAGGTCCTGAAGAACCGCAACTTCGCCATCGGCTGCGCCCTTATCCTCCTCTTCGGCCTCGCCATCTACTCCACCATCACCGTCCTCCCGCTCTACTTTCAGGAGCTCCTCGGCTACACCGCCTTCACCGCTGGCCTGGTCGTCGCTCCCCGCGGCATCGGAGCTATCTGCGGCACGCCGATCATCGGCTACCTCACTAATAAAGTCGAAGCCCGCTACCTGATGACCTTCGGCTTCGGAATCTTCGGCCTCACCACCCTCTACTTCGGCAACGTCACCCTCGACATCTCCCCCACCACGCTCGTTCTTCCCATCCTCATCACCGGCTTCGGACTCAGCTTTGTCTTCGTGCCCATCAACAACGCCGCCTACGGAACCCTCCGCAACGACCAGATCGGCAACGCCAGCGGCCTCTTCAACCTCATGCGCAACATCGGAGGCTCCATCGGAATCTCACTCGCACAAACCCTCCTCACCCGCCGCAGCGCCGTCCACCAGAACCTGATCATCAACTCCGTCCCGCGCTCCGGCCAGCAGTTCCAGAACTCCCTCCAACTGGTCACTCAGTTCCTCACCGGATGGTACGGTCACTCGAACGCCGCTGCTCCCGCCCAGACCACCATGTACCAGCAACTGCAGCGCCAGGCCTCCAACTGGGCCTTCGTCGACGTCTTCCGCTGGCTCTCGGTCCTCTGCTTCCTTTGCGTCATCGTCGTCTGGACCCTCAAGAAGGTCACGCCCGGCAAAGGCCCCGCCGGAGCCCACTAA